In one window of Poriferisphaera corsica DNA:
- a CDS encoding response regulator, giving the protein MRDTSSTMTTPTGNQQEELTTILLVEDEQDLLELLKYNLNREGFNTITAMTGEEGLKQVRSTSPDLILLDLMLPAMDGLEVCRTLKSREHTANIPVIMLTARGEESDIVRGLEMGADDYITKPFSPRILMARIRAVLRRAEAELLNNQSGSTMSSGGIHIDPDRHEVIANGEAIDMTATEFKLLSLIMSKPGRVFTRQQIIETIHEGFAAVTDRSVDVQVVALRRKLKDAGRNIETVRGVGYRFKE; this is encoded by the coding sequence ATGAGAGATACCTCAAGCACAATGACGACACCCACCGGCAACCAACAAGAAGAACTAACCACCATCCTCCTTGTCGAGGATGAGCAAGATCTGCTTGAACTGCTGAAATACAACCTCAACCGTGAAGGTTTCAACACCATCACCGCGATGACTGGCGAGGAAGGTTTGAAGCAAGTTCGCTCCACATCTCCAGACCTGATTCTTTTAGACTTGATGTTGCCTGCAATGGACGGACTGGAAGTCTGTAGAACACTTAAATCTCGTGAACACACCGCGAACATCCCAGTCATCATGCTTACAGCACGTGGCGAAGAATCGGATATCGTACGCGGCTTGGAAATGGGAGCTGATGACTACATCACCAAGCCATTCAGCCCACGTATCTTGATGGCACGTATCCGTGCGGTCTTACGTCGAGCTGAAGCCGAATTACTCAACAACCAATCTGGATCAACAATGTCTTCCGGCGGCATCCATATCGATCCGGATCGCCATGAAGTCATTGCTAACGGCGAAGCCATCGACATGACAGCAACCGAATTCAAACTGCTCTCATTGATCATGAGCAAGCCTGGCCGTGTGTTTACACGGCAGCAGATCATTGAGACGATTCATGAAGGTTTTGCTGCGGTAACTGATCGCTCTGTCGATGTGCAGGTCGTTGCTCTTCGCCGCAAGCTCAAAGACGCTGGTCGCAACATTGAAACCGTTCGTGGCGTTGGCTACCGCTTCAAAGAGTAG
- a CDS encoding porin — protein MYTQRMMGTVAAATMALTTGTIAQADQASLAAQLQAAEQRVSQLEQAQQGDWLNERRAEEIKGLIRDVIADADSRATLLQDGILAGHDGNFFLRSADDSFRMNLSGYIQFRYATNWQNKRDNETIHGFNNARAKLYITGYAMDDFGYKLCFATNGSTGEVYTEEAVVDMKLDDDVKLYAGVTLLPFLREDLMASSTLLAVERACVTKGFGVGFSAMLGAKIDVSDDLKLNVAISNGTIGDKYGYTNFENNSADIAVTGRADWKLAGDWKQMKDYVAWRDDSDAIFVGAAAHYQRTDRDTTSMAFPMDFLAWTADTLWKVNSWTASLAVNGGHYFTDENTDTNAYGTLLQLAYNMDDKMQPFMRYEWSDTRMGGSSDTNQVVSAGLNYFLNKHNAKFTTDLVWCFEGTAVPGSAMVFTGDSYGTGLALNHTATDIDDNQIIAARAQFQLKF, from the coding sequence ATGTATACCCAAAGGATGATGGGAACTGTTGCTGCGGCAACGATGGCTTTAACAACGGGCACGATTGCCCAGGCGGATCAGGCATCACTTGCTGCCCAATTACAGGCAGCCGAGCAACGTGTGAGCCAGCTTGAGCAAGCACAACAGGGGGATTGGCTAAACGAACGCCGTGCGGAAGAAATCAAGGGTTTGATCCGTGATGTAATCGCAGATGCTGATTCTCGTGCAACCTTGTTGCAAGACGGCATACTCGCAGGGCATGATGGCAATTTCTTTCTTCGTAGTGCTGACGACAGCTTCCGCATGAATCTAAGCGGTTACATTCAATTCCGATATGCTACGAACTGGCAAAACAAGCGCGACAATGAAACCATTCACGGGTTCAATAATGCACGAGCCAAGCTATACATCACCGGCTACGCGATGGATGATTTTGGCTATAAATTATGCTTTGCCACCAATGGGAGTACAGGCGAAGTTTATACTGAAGAAGCTGTTGTTGACATGAAGCTTGATGATGATGTGAAGCTTTATGCTGGTGTAACTTTGTTGCCGTTCTTGCGTGAAGATCTGATGGCTTCAAGCACGTTGCTTGCAGTTGAGCGTGCATGCGTCACAAAAGGCTTTGGTGTTGGCTTCTCCGCAATGCTCGGAGCTAAGATTGATGTGAGTGATGATCTGAAGCTTAATGTCGCAATCAGCAACGGTACGATTGGCGATAAGTATGGTTACACAAACTTCGAGAACAACTCGGCGGACATTGCAGTCACGGGTCGCGCAGACTGGAAGCTGGCTGGCGATTGGAAGCAGATGAAAGATTACGTCGCTTGGCGTGATGATAGTGACGCAATTTTTGTTGGAGCAGCGGCTCATTATCAGCGAACTGACCGCGACACAACAAGCATGGCATTCCCGATGGACTTTTTAGCATGGACTGCTGATACGCTCTGGAAAGTCAATAGCTGGACAGCATCACTTGCTGTGAACGGTGGCCATTACTTTACCGACGAAAATACCGACACGAACGCTTATGGCACGCTTCTTCAGCTTGCGTATAACATGGATGACAAGATGCAACCATTTATGCGTTATGAGTGGAGTGACACACGCATGGGCGGCAGCTCAGATACAAATCAGGTTGTTAGCGCAGGCTTGAATTACTTCCTCAACAAACACAACGCGAAATTTACAACTGATTTGGTTTGGTGTTTTGAAGGTACGGCTGTCCCTGGCAGTGCTATGGTCTTTACAGGTGATTCATACGGCACAGGCTTAGCGTTAAATCACACGGCTACAGATATTGATGACAATCAGATTATTGCAGCTCGAGCACAATTCCAGCTGAAATTCTAA
- a CDS encoding porin family protein: MFGKRPTTLIAGALMAGLTGPAFASEADALRSEVDSLRAEVAALRQNTDENWLNERRASEIKGLIRDVLSDAETRSTLLQEGMMAGNDNGKFFLKSADGNFLMNISAFAQIRYVANFQNGRANGTGGDDQNQFQLNRAKIRLDGHIIDPSWGYFLQLATNNPEFDTSTNQGANGTLRQNGFVFMQEAGMSKQVTDDIKLYAGVMKTPFLREFLLYETDLLAVDRASATEFFNIGRTAQFLLEYTGFENFKIYTSINNGSRVNLNPFNDQGGLQLYGNNTINSNNYGFAVFGSNAVEFGVTGRADWKVWGDWSQQDDFVAWRGDDSAFFVGAAVNYEIAKEGVTRNLGGGADYFSYTADALWKQNGLSLMGAFMGSKYINPTGGFTDRDSYGAIAYAAYMLTDELQPYIRGEWFTDGTAGAEDVIGATFGFNYYFARQNAKLSMDVVWFFQGDIPQAQSYAFARNPFGPALGLNNGPGRRISDDNIVAIRGQFQIAF, translated from the coding sequence ATGTTTGGTAAGCGACCCACGACATTGATCGCTGGGGCACTCATGGCAGGGCTGACCGGACCAGCTTTCGCTAGTGAGGCTGACGCACTACGCTCAGAAGTCGATAGCCTGCGGGCTGAGGTAGCAGCACTTCGTCAGAATACTGACGAAAACTGGCTGAACGAGCGCAGAGCTTCAGAGATCAAGGGTTTAATTCGAGATGTATTGTCGGACGCGGAAACGCGGTCGACACTGTTGCAAGAAGGGATGATGGCCGGTAATGACAACGGCAAGTTCTTCCTGAAATCAGCAGATGGTAACTTCCTAATGAATATCAGTGCGTTTGCACAGATTCGTTATGTTGCTAACTTCCAGAATGGACGAGCAAACGGCACCGGCGGTGATGACCAAAACCAATTCCAGCTCAACAGAGCGAAGATCCGTCTTGACGGTCATATCATTGACCCGTCATGGGGTTACTTCCTCCAGTTGGCAACTAACAATCCTGAGTTCGATACATCAACGAACCAAGGAGCTAACGGCACACTCCGTCAAAACGGCTTCGTGTTCATGCAGGAAGCTGGGATGAGCAAGCAAGTGACAGATGACATCAAGCTTTATGCTGGTGTTATGAAGACACCTTTCTTGCGTGAATTTCTTTTGTATGAAACCGATTTACTCGCAGTTGACCGTGCGTCAGCTACCGAGTTCTTCAACATCGGTCGTACGGCTCAGTTCTTGCTCGAGTACACTGGTTTTGAAAACTTCAAGATCTATACCTCGATCAACAACGGTAGTCGTGTAAACTTGAATCCGTTCAATGATCAGGGCGGATTGCAGCTTTACGGCAACAACACGATCAACTCGAACAACTACGGTTTCGCAGTCTTCGGCAGTAATGCTGTTGAATTCGGCGTCACCGGACGCGCAGACTGGAAAGTCTGGGGCGATTGGTCACAGCAAGACGACTTTGTCGCTTGGCGTGGCGATGACAGTGCATTCTTCGTGGGTGCTGCTGTTAACTACGAAATCGCCAAAGAAGGCGTGACTCGTAACCTCGGCGGCGGTGCAGATTACTTCTCATACACCGCTGACGCACTGTGGAAACAAAATGGCTTGAGCCTCATGGGTGCTTTCATGGGCTCGAAATACATCAACCCAACAGGTGGCTTCACCGATCGTGACTCATACGGCGCGATCGCATATGCAGCCTATATGTTGACTGATGAACTCCAGCCATATATACGCGGCGAATGGTTTACCGATGGTACTGCTGGCGCAGAAGATGTGATTGGCGCTACCTTTGGTTTCAATTACTACTTCGCACGTCAGAATGCTAAACTCAGCATGGACGTTGTCTGGTTCTTCCAAGGCGACATCCCACAAGCACAGAGCTACGCATTCGCTCGTAACCCGTTCGGTCCAGCACTTGGCCTGAACAACGGGCCTGGCCGCCGCATCAGCGACGACAACATCGTTGCAATCCGCGGTCAATTCCAGATTGCGTTCTAA
- a CDS encoding acyl-CoA thioesterase has product MDKRAIKSEKQQELNLYTNDGCKILFDVKKPFIYHVQIDGGDIDDQGHVNNVTYVKWMEQAATAHSTSLGYDWQRYKELGASFFVRRHEVEYLAQSFLEDPIVIATWPDKMEKFTALRRYEIVRVSDGQTLVRAMTTWIFVDMSTDRPRRMPGELIEEFLQSVR; this is encoded by the coding sequence ATGGATAAAAGAGCAATCAAATCCGAAAAGCAACAAGAACTAAACTTATACACAAACGATGGCTGCAAAATTTTGTTTGATGTGAAAAAACCGTTTATATACCATGTTCAGATAGATGGGGGCGACATAGACGATCAGGGTCATGTCAACAACGTAACTTATGTAAAATGGATGGAGCAGGCGGCAACAGCGCACTCGACTTCATTGGGTTACGATTGGCAGCGGTATAAGGAATTGGGTGCGTCGTTTTTTGTAAGACGGCATGAAGTTGAGTATTTGGCACAGTCCTTTCTTGAAGATCCGATCGTGATTGCAACCTGGCCCGATAAGATGGAGAAATTCACTGCACTTAGACGATATGAAATTGTAAGAGTGAGTGATGGCCAAACATTGGTCAGAGCAATGACAACTTGGATATTTGTAGATATGTCAACAGATCGCCCTCGGCGAATGCCAGGTGAATTGATCGAAGAATTTTTACAGTCCGTGAGATAG
- a CDS encoding porin yields the protein MFSKKTTALVAGAMAMGFAAPAMASEAELAAQLAKVQQKLAALEQAQSQDWLNERRAEEVKGLISDVLADADARATLLQDGILAGHDGKKFFLKSADGSFKMNIGGQIQFRYMANFLDDRDNETLHAFQVRRAKLKFSGKVNDEFGFKLTLGTSRNDGSVSMENAAVSWKYDDKLTVVAGIDKLPFLQEELTSSSKLLGVERSSVTEFFTLNIGTFVGAKYDVSDNVKVAIAAGNDTASDKNGYVKYGEMAGDIALTGRVDMKLAGDWSQAKDYVAWMGDDRAWFAGAALNYQRVDRDVAPTALDGDYFGWTMDTLYKANQWMANLAVNGAHFFADDATADANYYGVLAQLAYNMDDKIQPFVRYEWMDLDGADQIQGATVGVNYFLAKHNAKITTDLVWFFKGMDNGIQTAFGENPFSDSLGLNNNSADFDNNDLVVARAQFQLAF from the coding sequence ATGTTTTCCAAAAAGACCACCGCATTGGTCGCAGGCGCTATGGCAATGGGCTTTGCAGCTCCAGCTATGGCAAGTGAAGCAGAGCTCGCAGCTCAGCTCGCTAAGGTACAACAGAAGCTTGCTGCTCTTGAGCAAGCACAAAGCCAGGATTGGCTAAACGAGCGTCGCGCAGAAGAAGTCAAGGGTCTGATCTCAGACGTTTTGGCTGATGCTGACGCACGTGCAACTTTGCTTCAGGACGGCATCCTTGCTGGTCATGATGGCAAAAAATTCTTCCTGAAGAGTGCTGATGGCAGCTTCAAGATGAACATCGGCGGCCAGATTCAGTTCCGCTACATGGCTAACTTCCTTGACGACCGTGACAACGAAACGCTTCACGCGTTCCAAGTCCGCCGTGCTAAGTTGAAGTTCAGCGGTAAGGTCAACGATGAGTTTGGCTTTAAGCTGACACTCGGAACAAGTCGTAACGACGGCAGCGTTAGCATGGAAAATGCAGCGGTCAGCTGGAAGTATGACGACAAGCTAACTGTTGTTGCGGGTATTGATAAGCTTCCTTTCTTACAGGAAGAACTGACAAGCTCAAGCAAATTGCTCGGTGTTGAGCGTTCATCAGTGACTGAATTCTTCACACTTAACATTGGTACATTTGTTGGTGCGAAGTACGACGTCTCTGATAACGTGAAGGTTGCAATCGCAGCTGGTAACGACACGGCATCTGACAAAAACGGCTACGTCAAATACGGCGAAATGGCTGGTGATATCGCCTTGACTGGCCGCGTTGACATGAAGCTTGCTGGTGACTGGAGCCAGGCGAAAGATTACGTTGCATGGATGGGTGATGACCGCGCTTGGTTCGCTGGTGCTGCACTCAACTACCAGCGTGTTGACCGCGATGTTGCCCCAACGGCACTCGACGGCGACTACTTCGGCTGGACCATGGACACCCTTTACAAGGCTAACCAGTGGATGGCTAACCTTGCAGTCAACGGTGCTCACTTCTTTGCTGACGATGCAACAGCTGACGCTAACTACTACGGTGTTCTGGCACAGCTCGCATACAACATGGACGACAAGATTCAGCCATTCGTTCGCTACGAGTGGATGGACCTCGACGGTGCTGATCAGATTCAAGGCGCAACCGTTGGTGTCAACTACTTCTTGGCTAAGCACAACGCGAAGATCACGACCGACTTGGTTTGGTTCTTCAAAGGCATGGACAACGGCATCCAAACTGCATTCGGTGAAAACCCATTCAGTGACAGCCTTGGCCTGAACAACAACAGTGCTGACTTCGACAACAACGATCTCGTTGTGGCTCGCGCTCAGTTCCAGTTGGCGTTCTAA
- a CDS encoding regulatory protein RecX, whose translation MDEAQNQLFQGEEGDLWGKITAIAPTKRDPHRAMVKVDGKVFATMTLKLITDLDLKVGMRWTDELRVKVESASVFDKAFRSAMRSLSRRPMSEWEVRKKIREKGFETGAADMVVERLYELKLLDDDAFGRMLIRDLMGRKAAGPGLIRQKCFEKGLGERLTGTLIEEFAGKDDQVEAAVRFAEKKLRGMMRVEPVARKRRLYGALARRGYGGDVVSEVMGRFEEQISMELEEGCDF comes from the coding sequence ATGGATGAGGCTCAAAATCAATTGTTTCAAGGAGAAGAAGGTGACCTTTGGGGGAAGATCACAGCGATTGCACCGACGAAGCGCGATCCGCATCGGGCGATGGTGAAAGTGGATGGCAAGGTGTTTGCGACGATGACACTTAAACTGATCACGGATTTGGATTTGAAGGTGGGGATGCGGTGGACGGATGAATTGCGAGTGAAGGTTGAGTCGGCATCGGTGTTTGATAAGGCGTTTCGGAGTGCGATGCGATCGCTATCGAGGAGGCCGATGAGCGAATGGGAGGTGAGGAAGAAAATCAGAGAAAAAGGCTTTGAGACGGGGGCGGCGGATATGGTGGTTGAAAGACTATATGAGTTGAAGTTGCTGGATGATGATGCGTTTGGCAGGATGTTAATTCGGGATTTGATGGGTCGGAAAGCGGCGGGGCCGGGCCTGATTCGTCAGAAATGTTTTGAGAAAGGATTGGGTGAGCGACTCACGGGGACACTGATCGAGGAGTTTGCGGGGAAGGATGATCAGGTGGAGGCAGCGGTTCGATTTGCAGAGAAGAAGTTGAGAGGAATGATGCGGGTGGAGCCAGTGGCGCGAAAACGGCGGCTGTATGGGGCATTGGCGCGGCGGGGGTATGGGGGAGATGTGGTGAGCGAGGTGATGGGCCGATTTGAAGAGCAGATCAGCATGGAATTGGAAGAGGGATGTGATTTTTGA
- a CDS encoding sugar phosphate isomerase/epimerase family protein translates to MPENNIPIGLQLYSVRQDVEKNLPAVLKEIASWGLTGVEFAGFFNYPAKELKQLLDDNNLIAYSSHVPIHILEQYVHAISDYHAEIGCNNLIISWLPENKRNSEASTIQTANELQSITELLKHNNQSFGFHCHAEDVTPLESGKSPWQILAENTPTDFIMQYDTANGMHGGADPVLPITQLPGRTISLHLKEFKGTPGTPDGQGQAVIGEGDVPWKEVFEAAESVGGTRYYIIEQEGHPTLNPMQAAKKCFENLKAMGK, encoded by the coding sequence ATGCCTGAAAACAACATCCCCATCGGCCTTCAACTCTACTCTGTCCGTCAAGACGTTGAGAAGAATCTTCCCGCCGTACTCAAAGAAATCGCATCATGGGGCCTCACCGGCGTCGAATTCGCCGGCTTCTTCAACTACCCAGCAAAAGAACTCAAACAACTCCTCGACGATAACAACCTCATCGCCTATTCCTCACATGTGCCTATCCACATATTAGAGCAATACGTACACGCTATCTCCGACTACCACGCCGAAATCGGCTGCAACAACCTCATCATCAGTTGGCTCCCCGAAAATAAACGCAACTCAGAAGCCTCAACCATCCAAACCGCAAACGAACTCCAATCCATCACCGAACTCCTCAAACACAACAACCAATCCTTCGGCTTCCACTGCCATGCCGAAGACGTCACACCCCTCGAATCAGGTAAATCCCCTTGGCAAATCCTCGCAGAAAACACACCCACCGATTTCATCATGCAATACGACACCGCCAACGGCATGCACGGCGGCGCTGACCCCGTACTGCCCATCACCCAACTCCCCGGTCGCACCATCTCCCTGCACCTCAAAGAATTCAAAGGCACGCCCGGCACACCCGACGGCCAAGGCCAAGCCGTCATCGGCGAAGGTGATGTTCCTTGGAAAGAAGTATTCGAAGCCGCCGAATCCGTCGGCGGAACTCGCTACTACATTATTGAACAAGAAGGTCATCCCACCCTCAACCCCATGCAAGCCGCAAAGAAATGCTTCGAAAACCTCAAGGCAATGGGTAAATAA
- a CDS encoding porin produces the protein MYILIAVISFIPINIYAQSKNPEERISQLEGHVANLESRLKTLDERYNQELLEQRWTEEMRGLIDDVLKESNNNRFQDDSGIYAGNQGGQFFLRSKNGDYRLLINGFSQNWFVVNQQNARPPRGLGDTQLGFETRRARLWFHGNIINEKIGFRLQLETSPPDLGRVFMQEAWGSYQFNDDWKMIFGLAKLPFLREQLTHGWELLAVDRSLTSYFFNLNRQTQFQIQWFGSEYVRLYAALSNGTRRDLTQIPPRGFETIGKDPATLAVTARADWKLFGTWQQQYKNVAWSGTESTAIVGAAINYQLANLDVTESFSIFPGNGDYLSFTVDGAWDYNNWHFAAFGFGAFIRHTNENLQDRDLFGAQVEAAYLFDDTYQPFVRLEWMNPDINGNDDPIFMTFGTNIYFAKQKLKWTTDVLWFFNGDAFNSLQINPFTEPVFIRLYGIDEESGNFGANNMVVFRTQLQVKF, from the coding sequence ATGTACATATTGATTGCTGTCATTTCGTTTATTCCTATAAATATATATGCGCAATCTAAAAATCCGGAAGAGCGAATCAGTCAACTTGAAGGACATGTTGCGAATCTGGAATCTCGTCTAAAAACACTGGACGAGCGGTACAACCAAGAACTGTTAGAGCAACGCTGGACAGAAGAAATGCGTGGGCTGATTGATGATGTTCTGAAAGAATCGAATAACAACAGATTTCAGGACGATTCGGGGATTTATGCGGGCAATCAAGGCGGACAATTTTTCCTGCGATCGAAGAATGGTGATTACCGTCTATTGATCAATGGATTTTCACAAAACTGGTTTGTTGTTAATCAACAGAATGCCCGACCGCCAAGAGGGCTAGGTGATACACAGTTGGGTTTTGAAACAAGGCGTGCACGTTTATGGTTTCATGGAAACATCATTAACGAAAAAATCGGATTCAGGCTACAACTTGAAACATCTCCGCCCGATTTAGGACGCGTTTTCATGCAGGAAGCATGGGGGAGTTATCAGTTTAACGATGATTGGAAGATGATTTTCGGCCTGGCGAAATTGCCGTTTCTGCGCGAGCAGTTAACGCATGGCTGGGAACTGCTCGCGGTCGACCGCTCATTGACCTCTTACTTTTTCAATTTGAACCGTCAAACACAATTTCAAATCCAGTGGTTCGGCAGTGAATATGTAAGACTTTACGCAGCACTTAGCAATGGAACAAGACGTGATCTCACACAGATCCCTCCGCGCGGATTTGAAACTATTGGTAAAGATCCGGCGACACTTGCAGTTACTGCACGAGCTGACTGGAAACTGTTCGGCACATGGCAGCAGCAATATAAGAATGTGGCATGGTCGGGGACAGAATCGACTGCGATCGTCGGGGCTGCAATAAACTATCAGCTTGCAAACTTGGATGTAACCGAAAGCTTCAGCATCTTTCCCGGCAACGGTGATTATCTCTCATTTACGGTTGACGGTGCTTGGGATTACAACAACTGGCATTTTGCAGCGTTTGGATTCGGGGCATTTATACGACATACGAATGAAAACCTGCAAGATCGCGATTTGTTTGGAGCACAAGTTGAAGCGGCATATCTTTTTGATGACACATATCAGCCGTTTGTTCGACTTGAATGGATGAACCCCGATATCAATGGGAATGATGATCCGATCTTTATGACCTTTGGTACAAATATCTATTTTGCGAAACAGAAACTGAAATGGACGACTGATGTGCTTTGGTTCTTTAATGGGGACGCCTTTAATTCACTGCAGATCAATCCATTTACTGAACCGGTGTTTATCCGGTTGTATGGCATCGATGAGGAATCGGGTAACTTTGGGGCGAATAATATGGTCGTATTTCGGACACAACTACAGGTAAAGTTTTAG
- a CDS encoding gamma-butyrobetaine hydroxylase-like domain-containing protein — protein MSVKPKHIDVKRDKSLQIDWSDGRVSVYEIRYLRKMSPSAEEKKLREEMRNNPLTILPSGRDDQNLLIENVELVGNYAIRIFFSDGHHTGIYSWSYLRSLDATNNENTHSD, from the coding sequence ATGTCGGTAAAACCCAAACACATTGATGTAAAGCGTGACAAATCTTTGCAAATTGATTGGAGCGATGGGCGGGTATCGGTCTACGAAATCAGATATCTCAGAAAAATGTCTCCAAGCGCAGAAGAAAAAAAACTTCGCGAGGAGATGAGAAATAATCCATTAACGATTCTGCCATCTGGTCGGGATGATCAAAATTTACTGATTGAGAATGTTGAGCTTGTGGGAAACTACGCCATCCGGATCTTTTTTTCCGATGGCCATCATACGGGTATCTACTCATGGTCATACCTGAGATCACTCGATGCTACCAATAATGAAAATACTCACTCGGATTGA
- a CDS encoding PEGA domain-containing protein — translation MNRAKTMKVCGVLVVLMGIVALSGCVQRKIKINSQPEGALVYLNDQEVGRTPVAVNFTWYGIYDVRLEKDGYQPLWTQAEAVAPVWENPPLDLFAEMVPGNKVEVEWDFEMEKTERKHNDVDELLRNAEEMKQYTTGAKALPGQGVSEVAEGVESTEAMGMDDEEIVSEVE, via the coding sequence ATGAATCGAGCAAAAACAATGAAGGTTTGCGGCGTCCTGGTTGTATTGATGGGTATTGTTGCGCTGAGTGGTTGTGTACAACGGAAGATCAAGATCAATTCACAGCCTGAGGGGGCATTGGTGTATTTGAACGATCAGGAGGTGGGACGGACGCCGGTGGCGGTCAATTTTACGTGGTATGGCATTTATGACGTGCGGCTGGAGAAGGATGGGTATCAGCCACTGTGGACGCAGGCAGAGGCAGTGGCGCCGGTATGGGAGAACCCGCCGCTGGATTTGTTTGCGGAGATGGTGCCGGGCAATAAGGTGGAGGTTGAGTGGGATTTTGAGATGGAAAAGACGGAGCGGAAGCATAATGATGTGGATGAGCTGCTGAGAAATGCGGAAGAGATGAAGCAGTACACGACAGGGGCGAAGGCGCTTCCGGGGCAAGGCGTGAGTGAAGTAGCGGAAGGCGTGGAGTCGACAGAGGCGATGGGGATGGATGATGAAGAAATAGTCTCTGAGGTGGAATAG
- a CDS encoding DinB family protein, which produces MNTIQFIKRTFEHRCWANHQLLEVAKTLTSSQLTQTFLIGQGSALATLVHLYAAELVWLEALHGNKTALLPTADGAPNSGAPGSTPLNDLNQLIIDWQTLQTRWQQYIANLTEDQLDTMYVRTNSRDGKDYDLPVADILIHVNTHANYTYAQLNNIYRQLDAPVPYVNMSNLSRQQHN; this is translated from the coding sequence ATGAACACCATCCAATTCATCAAACGTACCTTCGAACACCGTTGTTGGGCCAATCATCAACTCCTTGAAGTCGCCAAAACCCTCACCTCATCGCAACTCACCCAAACCTTCCTCATCGGGCAAGGCTCCGCCCTCGCCACACTCGTTCACCTCTACGCTGCGGAACTCGTTTGGCTCGAAGCACTTCACGGCAACAAAACCGCTCTACTTCCCACCGCCGACGGCGCGCCCAATTCAGGTGCTCCCGGTTCAACCCCACTGAACGATCTCAACCAACTCATCATCGATTGGCAAACCCTCCAAACTCGTTGGCAGCAATACATCGCTAACCTCACCGAAGATCAGCTCGACACCATGTACGTCCGCACCAACTCCAGAGATGGGAAAGACTATGACTTACCCGTCGCCGACATCCTCATCCACGTCAACACCCACGCTAACTACACCTACGCGCAACTCAACAACATCTATCGCCAGCTCGACGCCCCCGTCCCCTACGTCAATATGTCCAACCTCAGCCGCCAGCAACACAATTAA